The Thomasclavelia ramosa DSM 1402 genome includes a region encoding these proteins:
- a CDS encoding M24 family metallopeptidase, which yields MKEIRSVKEQYQIKDACLKERLELILPKVMKKYDVDMWISASKEYNEDPLFHAITPANYPTARRISLFAFVKEGDNIHRFSLCMPSEELAPYYTSYWTDFNNEDQMACLNRLCKEYDPQTIAVNVSNNFAFSDGLTQGLYEMITAKMAPEYAERIVRNDMLAIKLMELRTPLELELHPEVMEVAFSVIEEAFSSKSIIPGVTTCEDLQWLMMQRVKDLGLDYWFEPTVDLQRPGLDNPRYFGVIEKGDLLHCDFGIKYLNICTDTQRLAYIAKDDEESIPQELLDGMKVNDRFQDIVAENMADGKSGNDVLIDSLKQGKDEGIEAVLYSHPCNIYGHGPGTTIGLWNNQKAIPVKGDVLMSYDTTYALELNTKSKAFGQDYYFYTEETVAFTRDGLIYLHPGRKNIYFIK from the coding sequence ATGAAAGAGATTAGATCAGTAAAAGAACAATATCAAATTAAAGATGCTTGTTTGAAAGAACGATTAGAACTTATTTTACCTAAAGTAATGAAAAAATATGATGTTGATATGTGGATCAGTGCTTCTAAAGAATATAATGAAGATCCATTATTTCATGCAATTACACCAGCTAATTATCCAACTGCACGAAGAATTTCATTGTTTGCTTTTGTTAAAGAGGGGGATAATATACATCGTTTTTCTCTCTGTATGCCAAGTGAGGAATTAGCGCCATATTATACAAGTTATTGGACTGATTTTAATAATGAAGATCAAATGGCTTGTTTAAATCGTTTATGCAAAGAATATGATCCACAAACAATTGCAGTCAATGTTTCAAATAATTTTGCTTTTAGTGATGGATTGACACAGGGGTTATATGAAATGATTACAGCAAAAATGGCTCCAGAATATGCTGAACGAATCGTACGTAATGATATGTTGGCAATTAAGCTGATGGAGTTGCGTACTCCATTAGAATTAGAATTACATCCAGAAGTTATGGAGGTTGCTTTTTCTGTGATTGAAGAAGCTTTTAGTTCAAAAAGTATTATTCCAGGGGTTACTACTTGTGAGGACTTACAATGGTTGATGATGCAGCGTGTTAAAGATCTAGGATTAGATTATTGGTTTGAACCAACTGTTGATTTACAACGACCTGGTTTAGATAATCCCCGATATTTTGGTGTAATTGAAAAAGGTGATTTATTACATTGTGATTTTGGAATTAAATATTTGAATATTTGTACGGATACTCAAAGATTGGCTTATATTGCTAAAGATGATGAAGAGAGTATTCCACAGGAATTGCTTGATGGAATGAAGGTTAATGATCGTTTTCAAGACATTGTGGCTGAAAACATGGCTGATGGTAAAAGTGGTAATGATGTTTTGATAGATTCTTTGAAACAAGGTAAAGATGAAGGAATTGAAGCTGTATTATATTCTCATCCATGTAATATTTATGGTCATGGGCCAGGGACAACGATTGGTTTATGGAATAATCAAAAAGCAATTCCTGTTAAAGGTGATGTGTTAATGTCATATGATACAACATATGCACTTGAATTAAATACAAAGAGCAAAGCTTTTGGCCAAGATTATTATTTCTATACTGAAGAAACAGTAGCATTTACTCGAGATGGATTAATTTATTTACATCCGGGACGTAAAAATATTTATTTTATTAAGTAG
- a CDS encoding pyridoxal phosphate-dependent aminotransferase, protein MKNRMKKEFLGFEGGLFSEVEKADVGDSFAKLAENGVALMGWADPFMPDFSIPEHIMEKTLEAIKSPVAAHYTAPTGNMELRAMICQKAKKMYGVDLNPARNVIITPGSDSALFFAMYPFLEKGDEVIIPCPSYPNNMQNITMMQATPVVLELNEAEDYQINQQALESLVSNKTKMIVLTHPNNPTTTVYNHESLMAIREVVLKHDLVLVCDQAFEDFTFENEFIAPMALDGMFEHTVTVCSISKGMGLSGYRVGYIMASDVIMDVMYGCAVSVIGATNTVSQIAAIEAFKHPEFMDEFNRAYDIRRHQAYNILNTVPGVSMELPASGFLAWVDVSALGDSSAICKRLISEAKVAVNDGINYGPGGAGHLRIVLGVYRDDQQVIEALTRMAATLDAIAKEKGIK, encoded by the coding sequence ATGAAAAATAGAATGAAAAAAGAGTTTTTAGGGTTTGAAGGCGGGCTATTCAGCGAGGTAGAAAAAGCGGATGTTGGTGATAGTTTTGCTAAATTAGCTGAAAATGGAGTAGCATTAATGGGATGGGCCGATCCTTTTATGCCTGACTTTTCAATTCCTGAGCATATTATGGAAAAAACACTTGAAGCAATAAAATCTCCTGTAGCAGCGCATTACACTGCTCCAACGGGAAATATGGAGCTTAGGGCAATGATTTGTCAAAAAGCCAAGAAAATGTATGGGGTAGATTTAAATCCGGCTAGAAACGTAATTATTACGCCTGGAAGTGATAGTGCTTTATTCTTTGCAATGTATCCTTTCTTGGAAAAGGGTGATGAAGTAATCATTCCTTGTCCAAGTTATCCTAATAATATGCAAAATATTACAATGATGCAGGCTACGCCGGTAGTTCTTGAATTAAATGAAGCTGAAGATTATCAAATTAATCAACAAGCATTAGAATCACTAGTTAGTAACAAGACTAAGATGATTGTTTTAACTCATCCTAATAATCCGACTACAACAGTCTATAATCATGAAAGTCTTATGGCAATTAGGGAAGTGGTTTTAAAACATGATTTAGTACTTGTTTGTGATCAGGCTTTTGAAGATTTTACATTTGAAAATGAGTTTATTGCACCGATGGCTTTAGATGGTATGTTTGAACATACAGTTACCGTTTGTTCAATTTCTAAAGGGATGGGATTAAGCGGTTATCGAGTTGGCTATATTATGGCAAGTGATGTAATTATGGATGTGATGTATGGTTGTGCGGTAAGTGTGATTGGGGCAACTAATACTGTTAGTCAAATTGCTGCAATTGAAGCTTTTAAGCATCCTGAATTTATGGATGAATTCAACCGTGCTTACGATATTCGTCGTCATCAAGCTTACAATATTTTAAATACAGTACCTGGGGTTTCAATGGAATTGCCAGCCTCTGGTTTCTTAGCCTGGGTTGATGTTAGCGCTTTAGGCGATAGTAGTGCGATTTGTAAGCGTCTTATTAGTGAAGCTAAAGTGGCGGTTAATGATGGAATTAATTATGGACCCGGTGGAGCAGGACATCTACGTATTGTATTAGGTGTTTATCGTGATGATCAACAAGTTATCGAAGCATTAACTCGGATGGCAGCAACATTAGATGCAATTGCTAAAGAAAAAGGTATAAAATAA
- a CDS encoding glycosyltransferase family 2 protein: protein MKLLTICIPCYNAIEYMHKALGSCLLLKDELEVIIIDKNSTDETYEVAMEYQNEYPDTFKVIKNTENIDDIKCAYQYTTGLYFKLLNSYDWFDQASLVRVIETLKDIIRVQANLDVLVTDYFCCYGKRPRKVSYRSLLPSDKIFGWHEIKHFKKQQYLLTPALIIKTKIIKEVIDNFPLNATFYMEMFAYAPLPYIRSFCYIDMPLYCFGRNPFENVINNDIFIPALLDTAREYIDYYDIYTLRSRKQRHYMIKYLSMITLITCALLSHDGSPESIQDKDDLWSYLKYTKPKLYKELRKTTYGRLFSIEGRLSKNIIDKAYNVILKLYGI, encoded by the coding sequence ATGAAGTTATTAACTATCTGTATTCCTTGTTACAACGCAATCGAGTATATGCACAAAGCATTGGGTTCCTGTTTATTATTAAAAGATGAACTAGAAGTTATTATTATTGATAAAAATTCAACTGATGAAACTTATGAAGTAGCAATGGAATATCAAAATGAATACCCTGATACTTTTAAAGTTATTAAAAATACTGAAAATATCGATGATATTAAATGTGCTTATCAGTATACCACCGGATTATATTTTAAACTCTTGAATAGTTATGACTGGTTTGATCAGGCATCTTTAGTACGGGTCATTGAAACATTAAAAGATATTATTCGAGTACAAGCAAATCTGGATGTTTTAGTAACCGATTATTTTTGTTGTTATGGAAAAAGACCACGCAAAGTAAGCTATCGTTCGCTTTTGCCAAGTGATAAAATTTTTGGCTGGCATGAAATAAAACATTTTAAAAAACAGCAATATTTATTAACACCGGCATTAATTATAAAAACTAAGATTATTAAAGAAGTGATTGATAATTTTCCTCTAAATGCAACTTTTTATATGGAGATGTTTGCCTACGCTCCTCTTCCATATATTAGATCATTTTGCTATATCGACATGCCTTTATACTGTTTTGGCCGTAATCCATTTGAAAATGTTATTAATAACGATATTTTTATTCCTGCATTATTAGATACAGCACGTGAATATATTGATTATTATGATATTTATACACTGCGCTCTCGTAAGCAACGTCATTATATGATCAAGTATCTATCAATGATTACTTTGATAACTTGTGCTCTTTTATCTCATGATGGTTCACCTGAGAGTATTCAAGATAAAGATGATTTGTGGAGTTATTTAAAATATACCAAGCCTAAATTATACAAGGAACTTCGAAAAACTACATATGGACGCTTATTCTCGATTGAAGGTCGTTTATCTAAAAATATTATTGATAAAGCTTATAATGTTATTTTAAAACTATATGGAATTTAA
- the epsC gene encoding serine O-acetyltransferase EpsC, whose translation MENRSLIKKVLETDPAARYALNVIINYPGVHAMFCYRINSFLWKKLHLKFLARMFSQIARFFTGIEIHPGATIGKRLFIDHGMGVVIGETTIIGDDCVLYQGVTLGGVGTGEHKVKRHPTLLNNVMVSAGAKVIGDVTIGNNSIIGAQTVVLKDVPDNCTVVGVPAFIVKENGVKVKKEL comes from the coding sequence ATGGAAAATAGGAGTTTAATAAAAAAAGTACTAGAGACGGATCCGGCTGCGAGATATGCCTTAAATGTGATTATTAATTATCCTGGGGTACATGCAATGTTTTGTTATCGGATCAATAGTTTTTTGTGGAAGAAATTACATTTAAAATTTTTAGCACGGATGTTTAGCCAAATTGCAAGATTTTTTACGGGAATCGAAATTCATCCTGGGGCAACTATTGGAAAGCGTTTATTTATTGATCATGGTATGGGGGTAGTTATTGGTGAAACAACGATCATAGGTGATGATTGTGTTTTATATCAAGGTGTTACTTTAGGTGGAGTTGGAACTGGTGAACACAAAGTAAAGCGCCATCCAACGTTATTGAATAATGTCATGGTTTCAGCAGGAGCAAAGGTTATTGGTGATGTTACGATTGGTAATAATAGTATTATTGGAGCTCAAACAGTTGTGTTAAAGGATGTCCCTGATAATTGTACAGTTGTTGGGGTACCAGCATTTATAGTTAAAGAAAATGGCGTTAAAGTTAAAAAAGAATTATAA
- a CDS encoding phosphatase PAP2 family protein has translation MALKLKKNYKQWFFLIPLALFILDYFLIMTGIIKPIDNFVYQLLQILINERVTPIVIMVTHLGSFIGIIGAICVSFIISKRIALVCLAASFIQQLLNRIIKFIVKRPRPSVVHLVNETNYSFPSGHAMAITCLYGLFIYYLYHSKLKYRKLLISGCIIIILFVTLSRIYLGVHYFSDVFGGVMLSLSLIMYMSNIPSFNA, from the coding sequence ATGGCGTTAAAGTTAAAAAAGAATTATAAACAGTGGTTTTTTTTAATCCCATTAGCTTTGTTTATCCTTGATTATTTTCTAATTATGACTGGAATAATTAAACCAATCGATAATTTTGTTTATCAATTGCTGCAAATACTGATTAATGAAAGAGTAACACCAATTGTAATTATGGTAACTCATCTAGGAAGTTTTATCGGGATTATTGGAGCAATCTGTGTTTCATTTATAATCAGTAAAAGAATTGCTCTAGTTTGCTTAGCAGCGTCATTTATCCAGCAGCTGCTTAATCGAATTATAAAGTTTATTGTTAAGCGGCCTCGACCAAGTGTTGTGCATTTAGTCAACGAAACTAATTATAGTTTTCCTAGTGGACATGCAATGGCAATAACTTGTCTATATGGATTATTTATTTATTATTTGTATCATAGTAAGTTGAAATATCGCAAGTTGTTGATCAGCGGATGTATAATAATTATATTATTTGTGACATTAAGTCGTATATATTTGGGAGTCCATTATTTTAGTGATGTATTTGGCGGTGTAATGCTTTCTTTAAGTTTGATCATGTATATGAGTAATATTCCCTCTTTTAATGCATAA
- a CDS encoding AI-2E family transporter, giving the protein MQKDKLKQYSGLLIIGILLIVVYKVFEPSWFSVLLNACFPIIIGGVLAYFLEPLVQMVTKLFENCQSSFLKKHRRVLSVLLVSLAVILMIILLLTWLIPMVMDYAVEFAKNIDTYVKSFEASINSSFEDPNLAGTIIQVEQTFVDSIKSLSANDFMEVIAFAGKTGSTLLTILMGLIFCPYILIEAEKLARIFDRFMLCFISQENLDLIHGYAIKSHRIFGNFIYGKFIDSVIIGLIALVGFGLMGLPFFPLLAFVVFITNMIPYFGPFIGGVPVVFIVLLTNGIMPAIWTALFIFALQQFDGLILGPRILGDSVGISPFWIICSITIFGSLFGFLGMFLGVPLICVIRMFFNDFLEYRKNRIKD; this is encoded by the coding sequence ATGCAAAAAGATAAATTAAAACAATATAGTGGACTGTTAATAATCGGAATTTTGTTAATAGTTGTTTATAAGGTATTTGAACCATCATGGTTTTCGGTATTATTAAATGCGTGCTTCCCGATTATTATAGGTGGGGTACTAGCCTATTTTTTAGAGCCGTTAGTACAGATGGTGACTAAACTGTTTGAAAACTGTCAAAGCTCATTTTTGAAAAAGCATAGACGTGTATTAAGTGTTTTATTAGTGAGCTTGGCAGTAATTTTAATGATTATTTTGTTATTGACCTGGTTAATTCCTATGGTTATGGATTATGCAGTAGAATTTGCTAAAAATATTGATACATATGTTAAGAGTTTTGAAGCATCGATAAATAGTTCTTTTGAAGATCCTAATTTAGCTGGAACGATTATCCAGGTGGAGCAGACTTTTGTTGATTCTATCAAAAGTCTTAGCGCAAATGATTTTATGGAAGTAATTGCTTTTGCAGGTAAAACGGGGAGTACGTTATTAACTATTTTGATGGGCTTGATCTTTTGTCCATATATTTTGATTGAAGCAGAAAAACTTGCACGTATTTTTGATCGTTTTATGCTTTGTTTTATTAGTCAAGAAAATTTGGATTTAATTCATGGTTATGCGATTAAATCACATCGTATTTTTGGTAATTTTATTTATGGGAAATTCATTGATTCAGTCATTATTGGATTGATTGCACTAGTCGGATTTGGACTGATGGGCTTACCGTTTTTCCCATTATTAGCTTTTGTTGTTTTTATTACCAACATGATTCCTTATTTTGGACCATTCATAGGTGGGGTGCCTGTAGTTTTTATCGTATTATTAACAAATGGGATAATGCCAGCAATCTGGACTGCTCTTTTCATTTTTGCGTTACAGCAGTTTGATGGCTTAATTTTAGGACCGCGCATTTTAGGCGATAGTGTAGGAATATCACCATTTTGGATTATTTGCTCGATTACCATATTTGGGAGTCTCTTTGGATTCTTGGGAATGTTTTTAGGAGTTCCGTTAATTTGTGTAATTCGGATGTTCTTTAATGATTTCCTAGAATATCGAAAAAATCGTATTAAAGATTAA
- a CDS encoding LytR/AlgR family response regulator transcription factor → MIRIAMAIKNQDIKNILKIELLKLCDDLQIMDYQEAVNYDVYMMEIKNIAEIENLKRIRLEDYQQIIVLIGLEDLELIKKGYELEAFNYIRTNKFIEDIDNLMSQLGDVMVKRFKTYQIQNSGTISKVRISSINYVESFRHYIHIHANSGEYIERKNISEFVCQMKNENFIQIHKSYAVNLHAVIKIAANCVELVDGSILPIGNSFKKQLIELFDK, encoded by the coding sequence ATGATTAGGATCGCAATGGCAATAAAAAATCAAGATATCAAAAATATCTTAAAAATAGAACTGCTTAAGTTATGTGATGATCTACAAATCATGGATTACCAAGAAGCAGTTAATTATGATGTTTATATGATGGAAATTAAAAATATTGCTGAAATTGAAAATTTAAAGAGGATTCGTTTAGAGGATTATCAGCAAATCATCGTATTGATTGGTTTAGAAGATTTAGAGCTAATAAAAAAAGGTTATGAGTTAGAAGCCTTTAATTATATTCGAACCAATAAATTTATAGAAGATATTGATAATCTCATGAGTCAGCTTGGTGATGTCATGGTAAAAAGATTTAAAACTTATCAAATTCAAAATAGCGGAACTATTTCTAAAGTAAGAATAAGTTCAATTAATTATGTTGAATCCTTTAGACATTACATTCATATTCATGCTAATAGTGGTGAATATATTGAAAGAAAAAATATAAGCGAGTTTGTCTGCCAAATGAAAAATGAAAATTTTATTCAAATCCATAAATCTTATGCTGTTAATCTTCATGCTGTTATTAAAATCGCTGCAAATTGCGTAGAACTGGTAGATGGTTCCATATTGCCAATTGGAAATAGTTTTAAAAAGCAATTAATTGAGTTGTTTGATAAATAA
- a CDS encoding MerR family transcriptional regulator: MTTHEVEVIFGITKQTLIYYEKEGLVVCQRDANNYRNYSSKDLDTLKMVLLLRSMEISIDEIKLIMNSELSIRYVLERKQEYIEQLQIELKDIDEKIKAYIQRHKVEVIFDNSINHEYEGLLINQNEFCFNEVKINCNDIMQIDLSMCSSKGCDGKAYFFLNYYVDLDIHTTSDTYSFQIMNNSQINNLFNYIVSLSVPINDPLGLIRIYRDRNDPVMLNKYLNKHFSSWSQEYNLDNPRENYISIMKESYIYPLKELKDNEHSIDKLVNEQFKALKTPYTEIFKRASKSINKCFTKLIKRGDCKDD; the protein is encoded by the coding sequence ATGACAACACACGAGGTTGAAGTGATTTTTGGCATAACTAAACAAACACTAATTTATTATGAAAAAGAAGGCTTAGTTGTTTGTCAAAGAGATGCAAATAATTATCGGAATTATTCATCTAAAGATCTTGATACATTAAAAATGGTCTTACTATTACGTTCAATGGAAATATCCATTGATGAGATAAAACTAATAATGAATAGTGAACTTTCAATTAGATATGTACTTGAAAGAAAACAGGAGTATATTGAACAATTACAAATTGAGTTAAAAGATATTGATGAAAAAATTAAAGCATATATACAACGGCATAAAGTAGAGGTTATTTTTGATAATTCTATAAATCATGAATACGAGGGTCTGTTGATTAATCAAAATGAATTTTGTTTTAATGAAGTGAAAATTAATTGTAATGACATTATGCAGATTGATTTATCGATGTGTAGTTCAAAGGGGTGTGATGGTAAGGCATATTTCTTTTTGAATTATTATGTTGATCTTGATATTCATACTACTAGTGATACGTATTCTTTTCAAATAATGAATAATAGTCAGATAAATAATCTATTTAATTATATAGTTTCATTATCTGTTCCGATCAATGATCCATTAGGTCTTATTAGAATTTATCGAGATAGAAATGATCCAGTAATGTTAAATAAATATTTAAATAAACATTTTAGCAGTTGGTCCCAAGAATATAATTTAGATAATCCTCGTGAGAATTATATTTCAATTATGAAAGAGAGTTATATTTATCCATTAAAAGAATTAAAGGATAATGAGCATAGTATTGATAAACTTGTAAATGAACAATTTAAAGCTTTAAAAACACCATATACTGAGATATTCAAAAGAGCTAGCAAAAGTATTAATAAGTGTTTTACAAAGTTAAT